Part of the Xiphophorus maculatus strain JP 163 A chromosome 3, X_maculatus-5.0-male, whole genome shotgun sequence genome, acagtccaGGAACAACCGGACAAATGCGCGCTTTACTTTAGGCAATCCTTCTTCCACaaagaaaaacgaaaaaaagTGAAGTCAGCACTGCGAGGCGTTAACGGGCGTCTTAATTGCATCATTATCGGATAAATTTATTACGTGGATTAGAAATTAGGCGGGGACATTAATCATCCTTCTGCAGCGGGTTTCGCCTTTCTTCTCCGACCAGCTCGTCAGCTGCAGTTTGTGTGCGGCGGGCTCGTGGTGGACGTTtgaaaaacaagagagagagagagagagagagagagagagagagagagagagagagagagagagagagagagagagaatcacATTTATTAAGCATCACATTTGCAAGCTAAACTATaagatttttaatcatttcactggcatttcatttttttatgtgtgatttAGTAACAAGTTGGgcgtagagagagagagagagagagagaaggccTTTGTGGGAGAATGTGAcccccccccaacacacacacacatacaccccccccacccccccaacacacacacacaccacctctCTCTCTGAACACTGTACACTCTAAGTGAATCTGACTgcaattattttcttctttcctcctcGCAGACAATCTTTTGCACTCTCCTCTGAGAAGACAGAAGTATCTGTTTGATGTCTCAACCCTGTCCGAGAAAGAGGAGCTGGTCGGAGCCGAATTAAGGATATTTAGAAAAGCTTTGGGGGCCCCTCAGGCGGCGGGGCCCTTCCACCTCCAGCTCTACCCGTGCCGCTCCGACAAGCCGCTGGACTCCAGGTCTCTGGACGCCGCGGACTCCGCCGAGACCGGCGGCTGGGAGGTTCTGGACGTGTGGGACGCGTTCCAGACGCAGCGCCAGCACAGGAGCCAGCTCTGCTTCCAGCTCCGGGCCGCGCGCGGCAGGTCCGACGACGAGGTGGACCTGAGGCGGCTGGGCCTGGACAGGAGCGGCCGCGGGCAGCAGGAGAAGGCCATCCTGGTGGCCTACACCCGCTCCAGGAAGAGGGAGAACCTGTTCAACGAGATGAAGGAGAAGATCAAGTCGCGGCGGTCGGCCGAGGAGAAGCCAGCGAGGGCAGAGGGGCCGGGCCAGGGCCCCCCGCGGCGGCGCCGGAGGACGGCGCCGAACAACCGGCACGGGAAGCGGCACGGGAAGAAGTCCAAGTACAGGTGCAGCAAGAAGGCTCTGCACGTGAACTTCAAGGAGCTGGGCTGGGACGACTGGATCATCGCCCCGCTGGGCTACGAGGCCTACCACTGCGAGGGCGTGTGCGACTTCCCGCTGCGCTCGCACCTGGAGCCCACCAACCACGCCATCATCCAGACCCTCATGAACTCCATGGACCCCAACAGCACCCCGCCCAGCTGCTGCGTGCCCACCAAGCTCAGCCCCATCAGCATCCTGTTCACGGACTCGGGCAACAACGTGGTGTACAAGCAGTACGAGGAGATGGTGGTGGAGCAGTGCGGCTGCAGGTAGCGGCGTGTCGGCGTGATAAGCAAGGCAACGGAGGAGGAAAcgaaaagacagattttttgtTCAAACCGACGCGCTGACGGCTCCGCGGACGTGAACAGATCAGCTCCTCACAGGGTCTGGAGCGTTTTAATCCAAATGACGGGAAGCTCTCACAGGAAGCCCCCCCCCCTCACCCACCCAACCCCCGTCCCTCAACCCCCCTCCACCCcactttattgttatttattcaaACTGATTAACACTAAAAGCGTCCAGCACATTTATTCTCATCCACGCAGggacctttaaaaaaaaaaaccgtgTCAAGCGGAGTGTCCAGGAGGTTTTGGCGCAAAGCAGCGAATAAGACGCAGTGCGCGCTCTGCATGGCTGCGGGGCCAGAAAGGAGTCTGTTTATCTGGGAGCGCCGCGCCTGATCGGGACGTTTTGGGGTCCGCCCCCCCTCCcactccaacacacacacgcgcacacacactccCTAACTGGAGACATTACAGGCTCGGGGTAGAACCTGCTTTCaccaaataaatgaatacataaaataaaagagaaagaaagaattcAGTAAACACATGAGGTGAATGTCTAATGTACCAAACACAGAAACGTGGATCTGGATGTGACGAGATAAAGATGTTGGTGGTGATGCCttcaagagattttttttttttttttttttttttttttttttgtgccttgaAAGGACCCAGATAAGATCTGTGCCTCTCCTGGGACCTGACGCATGGAAACgatgattattgtttttttttcttcttttttttttttttttgggaaaagCACACATAACTGGGGcggattttgtattttttttttttttgtggctcaaAAGTCTGCATCTTTACGCAATGCACTTCCACGACTTCCTGCGCCATGCACGGACAAGTGGTtcagcgagagagagagagagagagagagagagagagagagagagagagagagagagagagagagagagagagagaagaaaaaaaattaaagactcGCCGATCGAGACTATATTTAAATGCACATTAGCTTTGAATGCActgctgttcatttttttccctgtctTTATCTCTgagctgtaaatatttttgtacagtcgaaagaaaaaaaaactttacaaagtgCTGCGAATGAAGAGACGCTCGAAAGGCGTttctttgtaaatgtaaaaaaagaaaaacaaaaaaaaaaaaaacactgcactCAAATcggtaaaaacaaaatgtttattctataattattttattatttgtgttgtaCAGAGTTCCATGATAATCATATATTTCTTAcgtcgtaaaaaaaaaaagagagtaatTTAAGGCGTCTTCGATATTTTTTGCAGAGGGTGGAAAGTACAATTATTAATATCTATCTACCTCATTATTGCATATAGGATCTGAGTTTGAGGTGCATTCAGTTAAAGTGTAAAGAGCTTTTACAatcatatatatacatatatatatatgagatatatatatatatatgagatCATTTATATAACATATATTACTGGATACTACTCCACAGCAttactgtacaaataaaattccaaACAAAGCCTGGAATTTCTGGCgagtttttgcctttttgtgtttatttcactCGGTTTATGTTCGGAAACTTGGACATCCAATGAATGTCTTAAGAAACTTGTTCGCATTTTGTCACGATGCGTCCACACACTTCATTGGGTTTTATTTGGGGGGAGGATGGGGGAGGGGGGGGTTAATGTGACAGACCGACACAAAGCAAAACCGCAAGTGAAATGCATATTCTCGCATATTTcacaaatgataaaaactgcAAAGTTTGGCGTCGAGCCCCCAATGAGTCGGTACCCACGTGGAATGACTTTTGGAGCCGCAAGTCGTTTGGGATATGAGCTACATAACATCTAAGGCCCGTTGTTTTCTGGAAGCTCCTCCGGCTCCGGTTAGTTTTGGATGCAGAATCTTTCGGTTTGCACCGATGTTGGGGTGGGGGGGTTATGAACAGTGGCTGGGTTTTATGCGGGCAATCGTTAGAGAAAAGGCGGGAGGTGGGGGCCGCGAGCTCCGTCTAACAACAATATAATTTATCTGTAAATGCACAGAACAAGTTTTCCATCGCTTTCATGCGTGTGAAGCCAACAGCTGCGTTTTCGTTAGCAGTAGAATTGCGCATTTTTGAAATTACTGTAACATGTTGGCTTGTGGTAAACAcgccaattttgaaaaataaatctcactttttccataaaatgttttatatgcGCTGGGATGAGGTGGATTTTCTCGACgcatttcgcaaaactgcaacggaGACACTTGTTTCATGTCACACCAGTCACAGGATGGAGGGCGATACTGGGAATTTTGGCATCGATCCAATACCAAGTAAACGCAGGGCCAGTATCGGCGATATCAATGTGAGGATGCCTGACAAGAAAATACTTTAGAGGGCTGACAAACCACAATACCACAAAATGAACACACCGCAAACAAATAAACCGTTTCAAACTTATTCTGTTTTTCAAGTCAAACAATACAAGAAAGCAATACAAAGAATAAGGAATTTATTCCCTTCCGTGCACTTCTggctttaaagaaaataaaatgaatgagtgaaaattaaataaagaatacATTCTCCCCTGTTTGGGTGAAGAGGGTGCAGCGCTGCTCCATGCGTTGCTCAGACAGGCACAGAGAAGACTTTGGTGAATCAGTCTGTGCAGGTTTGAGAGAGAAAGAGCTTGAGTATCGTTCGATATCAATACCAGCATTGGTATCGACATTATTGATATTAGGATTGACCACCCTCCCCCACACCTCTAGTTACTACTGTCAAAAAGCAGGAAGAAGACGAAAGGAAGTAGTAGGGGGAtgatgttggggttttttcggACAATGTGCACCTGACTCCACCATACCTCTGTATGAACTGTTATGAACTGTGAAACAGCAtttcacagttcataaaaacattGTCTGTCGTTCAAATGTGTTGAATCCATGACTCTTCCGTAAAATGGcggactacaatttccccaaaacgccgcATACATAGCCGCTCCCAAGTATAAAGGCGCttgtctcctctgatggctgacaGATGATGAATGAATTATGATTATTTGTCATGTAATTGTTAACTTCCATTGCCGTCAGGGCGCCATTCATGCAAGAGTCATGTGGATATTTTGATGTAAATCTTTCCACTGTAGCTCTGACTGATATTTAGGGTCTTTCGCCTTCTGAAAGCTAAAACCTCTTGCTCTGGTCTCAGGCTTCTCTGAAGCAGcgaacaggttttcttccaggaatcCTCTGCGTTCAGCTCTCTCTATCTTCCCATCAAACTAGACCATCTTCCCTGCAGACCCTGGAGAAAAACTCTCCCCACAGAATCATAAGGCCATGACCATGTTTCACCTCAGAGATGGTGTTTTCATATGATGTGGAGTACTATTTTCACCTGTTTGAAATGTTGTCAGCccataaatgaaacaaacaaacaaacaaacaagaaagccTTCTGGTTTCAGATGTTGATTAAGCTGCATATTATCAGTGATAAGAATGGTAGATAAGGGGcgtgcagggggttagcacgccccacgtttggaggccttagtcctcgacacggacacgactcccggtcccgacgacctttgccgcatgtcttcccccctctcctcaccctccttcctgtctgcctactgttgaaaaaatacaagccactagcgccgcaaaaactcttcggagaaaa contains:
- the gdf6 gene encoding growth/differentiation factor 6; the protein is MDASRFAAVHLGLVLVLFGNVPCFQSAAIISPSAPRRHREARTSHPHGQRSPRLFRDVVASSHPAAGRHKDGEVPKDAVVPHEYMLSIYRTYSAAEKLGLNASFFRSSKSANTITSFVDKGTDNLLHSPLRRQKYLFDVSTLSEKEELVGAELRIFRKALGAPQAAGPFHLQLYPCRSDKPLDSRSLDAADSAETGGWEVLDVWDAFQTQRQHRSQLCFQLRAARGRSDDEVDLRRLGLDRSGRGQQEKAILVAYTRSRKRENLFNEMKEKIKSRRSAEEKPARAEGPGQGPPRRRRRTAPNNRHGKRHGKKSKYRCSKKALHVNFKELGWDDWIIAPLGYEAYHCEGVCDFPLRSHLEPTNHAIIQTLMNSMDPNSTPPSCCVPTKLSPISILFTDSGNNVVYKQYEEMVVEQCGCR